In one window of Anaerobacillus alkaliphilus DNA:
- a CDS encoding glycerophosphodiester phosphodiesterase encodes MTSPITVSQKRNSKKSIFLKVLLGLLAAFIIVYLLLLFVFIPERDTHPFFTHYDEPLIIAHQGGYHLAPSSSIAAFDKAVEIGTHVLEYDLHITKDGYLALIHDPTVDRTTNGTGEVASMTLEEVQALDAGYSFQDLNGEHSYRDQSVYIPDVREMFERYSDKLHMIEIKDTNPYDRMDEIITTLWNLVEEFNMQDKVLIAAFDSFILDRVTELTNGQAATGGGKKETTNFVITHKFFLQPFYFPKVDSFQLPLAQAGFDLTDKKLIRGAERLNQQVHYWTINDKDVMLKLLEKGAHGIITDRPDLLHEAIEEYKANN; translated from the coding sequence ATGACATCACCTATTACAGTCTCTCAAAAAAGGAATAGTAAAAAATCAATATTTCTAAAAGTTTTACTTGGATTACTAGCTGCGTTCATCATTGTTTATCTGCTATTATTATTTGTCTTTATTCCAGAACGTGACACGCATCCATTTTTTACTCATTATGATGAGCCGTTAATTATTGCACATCAAGGTGGGTATCACTTAGCACCATCTAGCTCAATAGCTGCGTTTGATAAGGCGGTTGAAATTGGCACGCATGTACTAGAGTACGATCTTCATATTACAAAAGATGGATATCTTGCTTTAATCCACGATCCGACGGTTGACCGTACCACAAACGGTACTGGTGAAGTAGCATCAATGACCCTAGAAGAAGTACAAGCATTAGATGCGGGGTATTCGTTTCAGGATCTAAATGGTGAACATAGCTACCGAGATCAAAGTGTGTATATCCCTGATGTTCGAGAAATGTTCGAACGCTACTCAGATAAGCTTCATATGATTGAGATTAAAGATACTAACCCTTATGATCGAATGGATGAAATCATCACGACACTTTGGAATCTAGTGGAAGAATTCAATATGCAGGACAAAGTCTTAATCGCAGCGTTTGATAGTTTTATCTTAGATCGTGTAACTGAATTGACGAATGGCCAAGCTGCTACAGGTGGTGGGAAAAAGGAAACAACGAATTTTGTAATTACGCATAAGTTTTTCCTACAACCGTTTTATTTTCCGAAGGTAGACTCATTTCAACTACCACTAGCGCAGGCTGGCTTTGATCTTACAGACAAAAAGCTTATTAGAGGGGCAGAGCGTTTAAATCAACAGGTTCATTATTGGACGATTAATGATAAGGACGTTATGCTTAAACTACTAGAAAAAGGTGCACATGGGATTATTACCGATCGTCCTGATTTATTGCACGAAGCAATTGAAGAATATAAAGCAAATAACTAA
- a CDS encoding C40 family peptidase: MIADKIIDTGLSYLGTPYVFNAPPFQTNTFDCSSFIQYIFQEHGIELPRNSRQQFIVGKKVAFKDLKKGDLLFFTTEKRRTNQGIEKVGHVALYLGKGTILHTSRKEKEVHIAALRPLLLEGRYLGSKRVL; this comes from the coding sequence ATGATTGCGGATAAAATAATCGACACAGGCTTATCGTACCTAGGAACACCATACGTGTTTAATGCACCACCCTTTCAAACGAATACTTTTGATTGCAGTTCATTTATACAATATATATTTCAAGAACACGGGATTGAGCTTCCACGTAACTCCCGCCAGCAATTTATAGTAGGCAAAAAAGTTGCGTTTAAAGACTTGAAAAAAGGTGATCTATTATTTTTCACAACCGAAAAAAGAAGGACAAACCAGGGCATTGAGAAAGTTGGTCACGTTGCTTTGTACTTAGGGAAAGGAACAATTCTCCATACTAGCAGAAAAGAAAAAGAGGTACACATAGCAGCACTTCGTCCATTGCTCTTAGAAGGTCGTTATTTGGGGTCTAAACGAGTTTTATAG
- a CDS encoding DUF3784 domain-containing protein produces the protein MDTTTIILVIVQGHAAGLFFLFAHLIKKKKYYGLISGFSMKSEAEQEELIKNGYPQAVGNIMSNSAWILLIGLILLLLGLEAAILWSYGILMLYMFGHLLYISKRDAKRVRKRNFIILVSVTVITLGGVGTLFYLGEQPNYLTVTEEEVVVSGMYGLTWPLTEITNVELVEEIPRIRARTNGFSTSQRAKGKYRLDELGSGTLFLYRDHPPFLVVQKGEDYFIINSENESETIAWFENIGSVLVK, from the coding sequence ATGGATACAACTACAATCATTTTAGTAATTGTACAAGGCCATGCTGCTGGTTTGTTCTTTTTGTTTGCTCACTTAATTAAGAAAAAGAAATACTATGGCTTAATTTCTGGATTTTCAATGAAAAGTGAGGCGGAACAAGAAGAGCTTATCAAGAATGGCTATCCTCAGGCTGTAGGAAACATCATGAGTAATTCAGCCTGGATACTACTCATTGGATTGATCTTATTACTTTTAGGATTAGAAGCAGCAATCTTATGGTCATATGGGATATTAATGCTGTATATGTTTGGACACTTGTTATACATTAGTAAACGAGACGCCAAGAGAGTTAGAAAACGAAATTTTATCATCTTGGTCAGTGTAACAGTCATCACCCTTGGTGGAGTAGGAACTTTATTTTACCTTGGGGAACAACCGAACTACCTCACAGTAACAGAGGAAGAAGTGGTTGTTAGTGGGATGTATGGTCTCACCTGGCCGTTAACAGAGATTACAAACGTTGAATTAGTTGAGGAAATCCCAAGAATTCGTGCGAGAACTAATGGATTTTCGACTAGTCAGCGGGCAAAAGGGAAGTATCGTTTGGATGAGTTGGGAAGTGGTACGTTATTTCTTTATCGTGATCATCCACCGTTTCTAGTTGTTCAAAAAGGGGAGGATTACTTTATCATTAATTCAGAGAACGAATCCGAAACGATTGCTTGGTTTGAAAACATAGGAAGTGTGTTAGTGAAATAG
- a CDS encoding ABC transporter permease, whose translation MNKQFKQMFLAQLKITMREKQAWFWGIFFPVILMTIFMVIFSGSSDSNFSAKITIVDENPNPTSEMLLQQLSHIPVLEVETSGNREEAEEMVKNKDVHGAIILPETAESTSILLLVNTENEQGVTTQALSGILANIIQQSNLIVVGATPTYQLQFETISSSTNELSYTDFLLTGMIALAIAQGGMFGMVDLVEMRRKGLLKRLRMTPANMNMYAFSDMTMRFLFSIVQIVLLSLIGTLIFGAKLYINFPTLLVVFILGALSFNALGYFFSSFSKTTEAYMGVANISSFLMMFLSGVFFPIETMPQWIQPISNILPLTYFVEGLRESMIYQTSIFTPTLWAGIGIMVLWGVITFVIGSWFYKTRSIVETR comes from the coding sequence GTGAATAAACAATTTAAACAAATGTTTCTTGCACAATTAAAAATCACAATGCGTGAAAAACAAGCATGGTTCTGGGGAATTTTCTTCCCTGTGATCTTGATGACGATTTTCATGGTGATCTTTAGTGGTAGCTCAGATAGTAATTTTTCTGCAAAAATAACAATTGTGGATGAAAATCCAAATCCAACTTCTGAGATGTTGCTTCAGCAACTAAGTCATATACCAGTTCTAGAAGTAGAAACTTCGGGTAATCGTGAAGAAGCCGAGGAAATGGTCAAAAATAAGGATGTTCACGGAGCGATTATTTTACCAGAAACAGCCGAGTCAACCTCTATTCTTTTATTAGTCAACACAGAAAATGAGCAAGGTGTAACTACACAAGCATTGTCGGGGATATTAGCTAACATCATTCAGCAATCAAACCTTATTGTCGTAGGGGCAACACCTACATACCAATTGCAATTTGAGACGATTTCTTCAAGTACGAACGAGTTGAGCTACACGGATTTCTTACTCACCGGTATGATAGCATTAGCGATCGCCCAAGGCGGCATGTTCGGAATGGTTGATTTAGTTGAGATGCGCCGCAAAGGCTTATTAAAAAGACTTAGAATGACACCTGCGAACATGAACATGTATGCCTTCAGCGATATGACGATGCGCTTTTTGTTTAGTATCGTCCAAATCGTCCTTCTCTCACTGATTGGGACACTCATCTTTGGCGCGAAGCTTTATATCAATTTTCCAACGCTTCTTGTCGTCTTTATACTCGGTGCCTTGTCCTTTAATGCCCTAGGTTACTTCTTCTCTTCATTTAGTAAAACAACCGAGGCTTATATGGGTGTCGCAAATATATCAAGCTTTCTGATGATGTTTCTAAGTGGTGTATTCTTTCCGATTGAAACAATGCCACAGTGGATCCAGCCAATTTCAAATATTCTCCCACTCACCTACTTTGTTGAAGGATTGAGAGAAAGTATGATCTATCAAACTAGTATCTTTACACCTACGCTTTGGGCCGGGATTGGAATTATGGTCTTATGGGGAGTTATTACTTTTGTGATTGGATCTTGGTTCTATAAAACAAGGTCTATTGTTGAAACAAGGTAA
- a CDS encoding ABC transporter ATP-binding protein gives MSVLEVKQLKKSFGTIQAVQDISFAVEAGEVFTIIGPNGAGKTTTLEMIEGLVSPDQGEIRFGELSWEKHDKTIKQKIGIQPQSSAMFDLLTPEENLDLFSTFYDKARPTEEILELINLTEHRKNQVKKLSGGQRQRLAIGLAMISDPDIIFLDEPTTGLDPQARRNIWDIILQLKNLGKTTILTTHYMEEAEKLSDRVCIVDQGKVVTIDTPSALIDRLTEEREVRLSFLDGIDAAIEATAFSETLNSVTRTERENTSLKLWTTNPEDALYHLFGFTKEKNYQVEQVSIREMSLEDVFIAFTGKEWRD, from the coding sequence ATGTCGGTTTTAGAAGTAAAGCAGTTAAAGAAATCATTTGGCACGATACAAGCTGTTCAAGACATTAGTTTTGCTGTAGAAGCCGGAGAGGTTTTTACGATCATTGGACCAAACGGTGCCGGTAAAACAACAACACTTGAAATGATTGAAGGACTAGTTTCTCCAGATCAAGGAGAAATCCGATTTGGTGAGCTATCCTGGGAGAAACATGACAAAACGATTAAACAAAAAATTGGCATTCAACCACAATCCAGTGCGATGTTTGATCTGTTAACTCCAGAAGAAAATTTAGATCTCTTCTCTACTTTCTATGATAAGGCTCGCCCAACTGAAGAAATTCTAGAACTCATTAACCTAACTGAACACAGAAAAAATCAAGTGAAGAAGTTGTCAGGTGGACAGCGGCAACGATTAGCGATTGGACTCGCGATGATTAGCGATCCTGATATCATCTTTCTTGATGAACCGACAACAGGTCTTGACCCGCAAGCACGTCGTAACATTTGGGATATCATTTTACAACTAAAGAACTTAGGGAAAACAACGATCCTAACGACTCATTATATGGAAGAAGCCGAAAAATTAAGTGACCGTGTCTGTATTGTCGACCAAGGCAAGGTTGTAACGATTGACACACCTTCCGCTTTAATCGACCGCTTAACAGAAGAACGCGAAGTCCGTTTATCGTTCCTCGACGGTATCGACGCTGCGATTGAGGCAACTGCTTTTTCCGAAACATTAAATTCTGTCACCAGAACGGAAAGAGAAAATACTTCTTTAAAGCTGTGGACCACGAACCCTGAAGATGCCTTATACCATCTATTTGGTTTTACCAAAGAAAAGAATTATCAAGTCGAACAAGTCTCTATTCGCGAAATGAGTTTGGAAGACGTCTTTATCGCTTTTACCGGTAAGGAATGGAGGGATTAA
- a CDS encoding redoxin domain-containing protein: MKVGDLAPDFSLPATKAEKISLSDYRGNKSVVVAFYGMDFTPGUIKEIASWKEDYKRFENSNAEVLGISVDHIHSHRVFAASMGTLPYPLVSDWHRQTVKDYHVYNESGGVAKRSVFVVNKEGIITYLNTSFKADKKEDYESVFNELEKLV; this comes from the coding sequence TTGAAGGTAGGGGATCTTGCACCTGACTTTAGCTTACCCGCGACAAAAGCAGAGAAGATTTCACTTTCTGATTATCGTGGTAACAAAAGTGTTGTTGTAGCTTTTTATGGAATGGATTTTACCCCTGGCTGAATTAAAGAAATCGCCTCTTGGAAAGAGGATTATAAACGGTTTGAGAATTCAAACGCAGAAGTGTTAGGGATCAGTGTGGATCATATTCATTCACATCGTGTATTTGCGGCTAGTATGGGAACATTGCCATACCCGTTAGTTTCGGATTGGCATAGGCAGACAGTGAAAGACTACCATGTTTATAATGAAAGTGGTGGTGTCGCAAAACGGTCTGTGTTTGTGGTGAATAAAGAGGGGATTATAACCTACCTGAATACATCATTTAAGGCCGATAAAAAAGAAGATTATGAGTCTGTTTTTAATGAACTAGAAAAGTTAGTGTAA
- a CDS encoding helix-turn-helix domain-containing protein codes for MLGERIKKLRKQKKLTLEALAGNQLTKGMLSLIENNKAQPSMESLAYIADQLEVEVADLLEVISSDELRDILEQVEKIYNLDREKTPEKYKQLIELIEPFAENLTQGYQAARILEIYSYALFRDDQENWLEVAERAAKMFDQLNIAANRTNIAINRAFSKFIIHDYDSSLEIFVRERSEIEANYAYIDPMTRLDLDYHEAVLHYAIGDSESATRIMEQAINYAKEKQLFYRVDELYRLAAAQAMMSNNEEKRRYYLEKLKQYGEFADNQGSLLFYKLLQVMLLTSEKHDYQKALEEIDQMFVNQDDLDFFDPWFNLEKGKVLFYLGRYEEALSYLEKVVFPDVHHPFDLSLLYVVDTFKALCHNKLGNKEEAYTSINRAMANFQQLPETPFKTFTEENYQKLFA; via the coding sequence TTGCTAGGAGAACGAATTAAGAAATTACGAAAACAGAAGAAGCTGACACTTGAAGCGCTTGCTGGAAATCAATTAACAAAAGGAATGCTCAGTTTAATTGAAAATAATAAGGCACAGCCTTCGATGGAGAGTCTAGCTTATATTGCGGATCAACTGGAGGTTGAGGTAGCAGATTTATTAGAAGTGATTAGTTCAGATGAACTTCGAGATATTTTAGAACAAGTTGAAAAAATTTATAACTTGGACCGTGAAAAGACACCTGAAAAATATAAACAATTAATCGAGCTAATTGAACCATTTGCTGAAAACCTTACTCAAGGCTATCAGGCTGCACGAATATTAGAAATTTATAGCTATGCTTTATTCCGTGATGATCAAGAAAACTGGCTAGAAGTAGCAGAACGAGCAGCAAAAATGTTTGATCAACTAAATATTGCGGCTAACCGAACTAATATTGCAATAAACCGTGCCTTTAGTAAATTTATCATTCATGATTACGATAGCTCACTAGAAATTTTTGTACGAGAACGAAGTGAGATTGAAGCAAATTATGCTTATATTGATCCAATGACAAGACTTGATCTTGATTATCACGAAGCCGTCCTGCATTATGCGATTGGTGATTCAGAGTCAGCGACACGCATCATGGAACAAGCGATCAATTATGCTAAGGAAAAACAGCTCTTTTACAGAGTAGATGAATTGTATCGATTGGCAGCAGCCCAAGCAATGATGTCAAATAATGAGGAAAAACGACGATACTATCTTGAAAAACTAAAACAATACGGCGAATTTGCCGACAACCAAGGTTCTCTCCTATTTTATAAGTTGTTACAAGTCATGTTGCTGACATCTGAAAAGCATGACTATCAAAAAGCGTTAGAGGAAATTGATCAAATGTTTGTAAATCAGGACGACTTAGACTTTTTTGATCCTTGGTTCAACTTAGAGAAAGGGAAAGTTCTCTTCTATTTAGGTAGGTATGAAGAAGCCTTAAGCTATTTAGAAAAAGTGGTATTCCCGGATGTTCATCATCCGTTTGATCTATCACTTCTCTACGTAGTAGATACCTTCAAGGCACTTTGCCATAATAAGTTAGGAAATAAAGAAGAGGCATATACATCGATCAACAGAGCGATGGCGAATTTTCAACAACTCCCAGAAACACCATTTAAAACTTTTACTGAGGAAAACTACCAGAAGTTATTTGCATAA